One part of the Acinetobacter sp. XS-4 genome encodes these proteins:
- a CDS encoding class III extradiol ring-cleavage dioxygenase: MELQTLPGLFISHGSPMLALDPEQVGPALHRLGANLPTPKAIIVMSAHWESKALEVCISTRPETWHDFRGFPKELYEIRYSAPGQPELAEEILKLLADAHLVAHANSTRPRDHGVWMPLLHMYPDADIPVVEISLPTNLTAQEIYRIGQTLAPLRDKQILLIGSGSITHNLAELSWQGDNSKVPEWASTFRNAVVNKLTHQDYDGVLDWQSLPFVKRNHPTLEHFAPLFFAMGTGNRFTIVHSSFTMGSLGMDIYRFD; this comes from the coding sequence ATGGAACTACAAACCCTTCCCGGACTGTTTATTTCACATGGTTCACCCATGCTTGCACTTGACCCAGAACAAGTAGGACCTGCTCTACATCGTTTAGGTGCAAATCTTCCCACACCGAAGGCAATCATTGTGATGTCTGCGCATTGGGAAAGTAAAGCACTTGAGGTGTGTATTTCGACGCGTCCCGAAACATGGCATGACTTCCGCGGCTTTCCTAAAGAGTTATATGAAATTCGCTACAGTGCACCTGGGCAACCAGAACTCGCTGAAGAAATTTTAAAATTACTGGCAGATGCTCATCTTGTGGCACATGCGAATAGTACGCGCCCTCGTGACCATGGTGTATGGATGCCTCTATTACATATGTATCCTGATGCTGACATTCCTGTCGTCGAGATTTCTTTGCCAACCAATTTAACCGCACAAGAAATTTATCGTATAGGGCAAACACTCGCACCTTTACGTGACAAACAAATTTTACTGATTGGTTCAGGTAGTATTACCCATAATCTTGCAGAGTTATCTTGGCAAGGAGACAACTCTAAAGTTCCTGAATGGGCTTCAACTTTTAGAAATGCTGTTGTGAATAAACTTACCCATCAAGATTATGATGGCGTACTGGACTGGCAATCATTGCCTTTTGTAAAACGTAATCATCCTACCCTTGAACATTTTGCCCCGCTATTTTTTGCTATGGGCACAGGCAATCGCTTTACGATTGTTCACAGCAGCTTCACAATGGGCTCACTAGGCATGGATATCTATCGTTTTGATTAA